The following nucleotide sequence is from Candidatus Flexicrinis affinis.
AGTGCAGGAGAAAACACGATGATCCCGGAGTTTGAGCGTGCCGTCCTGCTTGAGGACATTCCCGAACTCGGATTCAAGGCTGGCGATATCGGCGTAGTGGTCGATATTCACCGTGGTGGCGCGGGCTATGAGTTGGAAATGATGACGGCAGATGGACATACGCTGGATGTGATCACTGTTCATGCGCATCAGATCCGCGCTGTCACGCGTCGGGACATGCTGCACGTACGCGAAGTGGAATCCGGCGCAGCTTAGATACATTCGCCCAACGCAACCCGGACGCGTCGTGCGACTGGATGCTGCAACACGGCTTGGGGGAGCGTACGCGGCGTGTTCGACGGGATGCTGCAGAGCGCGGTGGAGTACGATCCGTCCGCGTCAGCGCTTGTGGCGCTAGCCGGAACCGCGTATGGCTTCACCTGCGAGCTGACCGACGGCAACGGGTT
It contains:
- a CDS encoding DUF4926 domain-containing protein → MIPEFERAVLLEDIPELGFKAGDIGVVVDIHRGGAGYELEMMTADGHTLDVITVHAHQIRAVTRRDMLHVREVESGAA